A window of Heteronotia binoei isolate CCM8104 ecotype False Entrance Well chromosome 17, APGP_CSIRO_Hbin_v1, whole genome shotgun sequence genomic DNA:
ACCTCTCCCCCATGCCATTCTTCCTGATCCAAAGCTCCACTGGGGAGCCACTATTTGTCCAGGTGGGACAAACATATAGACACCCATATATGAATTCTGATCTTTCTCCATTGGAttaaactagggttgctaggtcctacCTGGCTTCCAGCAGGTGATAGATCTCGCACACGCAAAGCGTGCCCGGTGCAATGACattacctagaagtgacatcattgctctGGACATATTGCAAGTgggatgctctagtattttgACTAAAAActctaggtaccatagagtttctcccaaaatgctagagtgtcccccacatgatgtgcctggcgtgatgatgtcacttctgagtgatgtcatcatgccagggacatcaGGCACCATCAGAGCTCTTTTGGGGCAgtgatccccccactggccagctccgTGCCAGTGGATTGGGGGCCCCAAAACTGGAggaacccccaccccaggctagATTAAATGGCaattctctggggccattttagaCCAGGATAGTGGTGCAAGGAGGAGAGTTTAATCTCCCTTTCCTCACACCATCGTCCTGAACTTCAGATACAAAGCACCCAGGATCTTGTCTGCTTTTGTCCCCTGACTCTCAAAATGGGGAGTTTTCAGCCATGTTTTGTGGTTGCCATGGTATGAAAGCATCAAGGTTGTGCAGGGTCCCTCCTTCAGACATAAAGTGTTTGCTGCCAGTTTTTGTCACTCAGGTTTGGAAATGATTTTTTCCCTCATTATAATTTGATGCAATAGGCCAGTGGTCTCTATCCCTTCTGAGCTTGTGggaacttttggaattctgacacagggtggtgtgcacaaccacaaaaatggctgctgcaggatgcAGGTCACAAAATGGCACCAAAGGGCGCAGAGACAACcacatacatacatgcacacataagAAAATCAAAGCACAGGCGACAagaggagtaatttttaaaaaatcacttggaaagaaagagaacaaaacCAACATTGTAGAGGCAATTGTTActaaaacaacattattttaatttgcaaggctaatcagatctccagtggccaaccagaaacCCTGCTGGGAAGCAGCCCcatctagccccacccactttcttaaaaaaacccccaacttgACAGTCACCAAGAAGGTATTGGCATGCACCAAGGCACCCACGGGCACAATGCTGGGGATCCCTGCAATAGGCGTTGCTGCTTccagaaatgcattctccagaaaCAAGCAACAGTGAGAGTGCAATATCTTTTTCACTAGAGTGCTGGTGGACTTCATACAGCCCATCACCCAAGCAAAAATCTCTTTGAAAGTGCGTTTAGCTCTTTGAAGACAACTAGCACCTGCCTCTGGCCTTTTAGGTCACAATATCAAGGGATATTGATACACCAGGATatggagtttgtttttaatgaAGAGTTATATAATAAGGAAGTATATGACAGAGGCCAACACAACTGGGCTAGTTTGATATTCTTCTTTCCCcaaccttccctccatttctcaTATCACATCCATGACAAGGAAGGTTCTGATATGAGAATGAAGGTACACTGGTTCTTCTGGGGGTGATGTCTTCTCATTCGGTGGAACATTTAACCTACTTTCTCATGTTTTGTTGTAGCGCATGGAGAGCTGCTTGTGAGAGATGCGGTGGCCAGTTTGTAATCTGTCCCATGGAAGACCTGTACACCCACTTCACAGGCTTCCTGCTGACTGGAGGGAAGAGAGCCAGCATCCTTGTGGATGAGGGTCTCACTACGGTGTCGGTTGTATCTTTCACTTCTGGCCTGCAGGACTTCCTTACATCTCTTCCCAATGAGGTAGGATGCTTCAATGAGGCTGAGAAGGACACAGATGCAGGCTGTCACAACCATGAAcagggtgaagatgttcttctcCGTTGGACGGGATATGTAGCAATCGACAATGTTAGGACAAGGTGGCAGGAAGCACTTGACCAGAAGGGGAAGAGTGTAGTTTGGGTAGATGATGTAGAAGATACAGAGGAACACGATGTCCACAGCGGCCTTAAAGATGAGGCTAAGGAGATAGGTCCACCACAAGCCCCCACGCTTCTTACCCACATCAGGAAAGAGCCGCCTGCCATTATCTCCATATTTCTCCCTGAATCTTTTCTCTTTTGCTTCTCTGTAGGCAACATGCATGATAACCATCAAGGAAGGGCAGGTGACCAGGATCAGCTGCAGGGCCCAGAGGCGGATATGGGAGACCGGGAAGTAATGGTCATAGCAGACATTGGGGCAGCCCGGCTGCTCCGTATTGCAGTCAAAGTCCTTGCTGTCATCACCCCACACTTTCTCAGCAGCCACGAGGTAGACCAGTAGCCGGAAGATGAAAACGACTGAGAGCCAGATGCGCCCAAAGGCTGTGGAGTACTTGTTAACACCACTTAGGAGTCCTTCAAAGCCTCCCCAGTTCATGGTCTCTGGTTTCAGTTAACAATCCCTGAAACGAGATGGGTAGTGAAAGTCAGAAGAGGTGACTAACCAATATGACCCATGTATAGAACCCCTGGGAAGTTGGCTAATGACACCTCATTGCTTTGCTAGACTGAGTCACCTCAAGGAGGTGAGAACAAACTGCAGACTGCACCCACACCATAGCAATCATTAGTGAGTGGATCAGCAAAAACCAGTTGCAAATGTTCACTATAGTGCAAGAATGGCATAATGTCAATGGGATGTGGAGGTAACTGAGGATCATTGAGGCTTTCCCCCCTCACTGTGGCTCCTGCATGTCCACCCCTTAAGCCCGTACTCCTCACTGTACTTCTATTCTGCCATTCCAGCCACATTTGTCAAGAAGCTGTGTAGtacagtggttagaatgttggactaggatctgggaggcccaggtttgaatccccactctgcagtGGAAGCTTCCTGGGTGGCCATGCTCCACtcatacactctcagcccaacctaccttgcaggattgttgtgaggaaaaaatggaggaatgGGCAATGATGCAAGATGGGTCTccaaaaaggtggggtataaacaaacacattaaacaaacaaacaacccattgtcaagcattgtgaattttctatttgttatattggttataattgtcagatcatagaattcTTACTAACTATGAATTATATTCAGGCACATCgaagtagcaaaccccctccattgcttctttcgcttttactaacaaatgcaggaatgccctctttgaagataagacctcctaggactcattcccaggcctggcgaggcctggacccaggatgcgccaaccacaatagagataaggaagttagagtgtgactttcacacgtgaatgtagaattgtttatagaacctttgatgtgccattttaaagcatgtattctgttGTTACTTAGTATCAGTTCCAAGACCCAgcttggctgagccacatggattatcaataaaccacactttgtttcagaacccaaggactggttattttgaaatctcatgcttgacacccatCCTTTCAGCCAGCCATTTTAAAAGCTCATATCCAGTTAAAATAAAAGCAATATTCTCCTATTATATGCTATGTTACAATATGGGAAGGGataggccatggctcagtggtagaacatctgctttgcatgcaggaggtcccaagttcaatctttggcatctccagttacaaggatCAGGTAAGctgttgatgtgaaagacctctacctgacaccctggagagttgctgccagtcagagtaagcaatcctgactttgatggaccaacgtcctgattcaatataaggcagctccatgtgtcaTAACTTCACTATTTGGAATTTGCTGGACTTTGAATTCTCTCCTCCAAACACAAAAATATTATTGAAGATCCCACTCAAGAATCCCCCAGGCCAAGACTGCAGGAGATTGCAGCCCCATCCTCCTAAGAGGAACACAATGGGGAACCCACCTCTAGCCCCTCAAGCACCAACAGGGAACCAGCATTCTTCTTCCTCGCTAGAAATAAATCTTCTCCAACTGGCATTTGCTCCAGAAAAAAGGAGACTGGGTGCTCTGGCCTTAGCCAGAGGAATAAAAGTTAAAGGAGAGTAGCCCTACTTCCAACCCAGTGAGAATGCCAAAAGcaagtgtggtgcagtggttggaCTACCATCCACAGAATGTCAGGCATCAGTTTCCACTCTTTGAAATGATCAAGGAACCTTCCAACCAGCCAGCGATGGAAAGTCTGCAATTGGTACATAAGAAAGTCAGATGTTTATGGGAGCTTCAGGGCAGGAGATGCCACAGAAGAACGTTGGGTCCCTTTGAAATGTAGGGGATTCAAGGCAgactggggggtgtgtgtgtggattgcTGGCAGGCTAATTAGGGTGGAGAAGAGCCTGGCAGGGCTGCCTTTTCCCTCTTCTTGCCAGGCAAAGAAACTGAGAAGTTAGAACTAAAAACTGTGTTTGCAGAAGTCCCCGGAGGGCTCAGAGACTGCAATGATTCATCTTTTGTCAGTATAACCACAGAGTCTTACTAATTCATCACAGACCAAACACTGTGAATATTACAGATGAAGAACtttgctgaatcagacccaaGAGCCAGTaaatccagtatcctgtttccaaTCTCTGTGCCTCTGAATGCTCCAAAGCAAACTGTGAAGCTGGTTGTCTCTGGCTGTCTCCCCTTCTTCAAAGGTATCCTGCTTCTGCAGATGAATGTTCTGTATAGCTGTCAGTCATGCTTCCAACATTTAATACGTCTAACTTCCACCCTCACTCCACTTTCCTGGAATGTCTTTTAAGCTGGTGGTTACCCTGCATCTTATGGTTGTAAATGTCCATAAAATAATTACACATTGTTACAGTTACAATCATTATCTAATTCATTCTTTATCCCTCCCTATCTCCAAAGAGTTCAGGGTGGGCACATCATACACCTCTCTTCCAATTTACctgtaccctgtgaggtaggttaggctgagagtgagtacCTTGTCCAAGGTCACCAGTGAGCTTCAGGACAGAGTATTGATTTGAACTAGGTTCCCTTACTCCTAaagagctcagtggtagagcatttgctttgcaggcagaaggtctcaggttcaaccctcagcatctccagttgaaaaggatcAGATAGGAGATGGTAtcaaagacctctacctgagaccctgaaaagctgctgccatttggagtagacaattctgaccttgatagatcaacGGAGTACAAGTGTAAAAGCCAGCTTCATGTGGTTATACTCTAACCACTATTTCTTTATCTATTTATCTGAAACATTTATATGTCTCCAatccagagacctgcttgaggcagctcacaaaataaaataagGATAAGATCATAAAAAGCATAAAATCAAACTATTAAaatccctgcaaaaaaaaaaatgtaacaatgaccgttttcacacacagcttaccatgcagtcacattcctgttctctctgcagtgtctgttagatttcccattatctgcggtggagttacaggaagtgccgtggcttttgcgtagcaaacgtaagctgggttttagcggtttacatttgctacgcaaaagccacggcacttcctttaacttcagcgcagataatgggaaatccgacggacactgcggagagaacaggaatgtgaccccatGGTAAGCTGGGTGAGAAAACGGTCAATGTAAAACAATAGCATAGCTTTATAACTTACTTGAACTAGAAGCAGATTGTAAAAAGAAGTAAAATTAAAAAGATCAACCCCCTAATTAAAAGCACTGGTaatgaccctgacctggatagctcaggccagctggatctcaccagatcttggaaactaagcatggccaggttagtatttggatgggagacctccaaggagtaccagagtggcaggcagaggcaggcaacggcaaaccacctttaaatgtttcttgccttgaaaatcctacaattGCAATAAGTCAGCTCTGACTTGACGAGGGGGGGTGGTTGGCTTGGTAACTAAGAGAAAATGGGTAGCTACTCCACCATTGCCCCAGATGAGGGTTGTCAGGTCTCCCACTGGGCAACCCTTGTTGCCCACTGCTGCTCCAAGATGTGGcagaagaaaaatatatttttaaaaatgc
This region includes:
- the LOC132586375 gene encoding gap junction beta-5 protein-like, with protein sequence MNWGGFEGLLSGVNKYSTAFGRIWLSVVFIFRLLVYLVAAEKVWGDDSKDFDCNTEQPGCPNVCYDHYFPVSHIRLWALQLILVTCPSLMVIMHVAYREAKEKRFREKYGDNGRRLFPDVGKKRGGLWWTYLLSLIFKAAVDIVFLCIFYIIYPNYTLPLLVKCFLPPCPNIVDCYISRPTEKNIFTLFMVVTACICVLLSLIEASYLIGKRCKEVLQARSERYNRHRSETLIHKDAGSLPSSQQEACEVGVQVFHGTDYKLATASLTSSSPCATTKHEKVG